One window of the Posidoniimonas polymericola genome contains the following:
- the glnE gene encoding bifunctional [glutamate--ammonia ligase]-adenylyl-L-tyrosine phosphorylase/[glutamate--ammonia-ligase] adenylyltransferase, with amino-acid sequence MQLDTLCNYLDDTSSAGTWLQSIGIARIDSGHRNLVMMAEAGVPLDLLANLCDQFAAAAPILADRDMAWNNLERFVSGARNPLSTTALFERDSEALPNLLQLFSTSQYLSDILVRDQEAYDLLRMTEGRPVARDVLVDELRPDLASITTRDEALAALRRHKQRETLRIAYGDIVRNHSVATVSRQVSFLADALVEAALGFARRQLEQKYGVPRWGQGDAVRFCVLALGKLGGIELNYSSDIDLILLYDHDGATDGARSISNREFFERLSRDLVKLLSENTDSGVAFRVDLRLRPEGSRGPVCSSLEQMLAYYDNKGRTWERQAFIKARSIAGDVSLGDELLGRLEPWVYRRYLSLADITGIKSLKQRIEHRAKSEGDDLRNVKTGHGGIRDIEFVIQFLQLLNGGTLAELRTGNTLDAITQLDKVGCLTPQERSLLEDNYCQLRKLEHRLQIMYDLQTHNLPESDDELRKVAIRMGYADTPPRSALDSFREDLAELREVNRRILDHLLHDAYVGDGQEEPEVDLINDPDPTPERIQEVLGKYPFRDVPAAYANLMALATEKIRFLSTRRCRHFLASISPRLLPAIAQTPEPDTTLVNLSRVSDSIGGKAALWELFSENNASLNLYVTLCAACPYLAGILTSNPGMIDDLLDSLLVEGLPTLARLKSALAELTRGAEDQELILHSFKNAQHLRVGVRDILGKDDVSATHAALSDIAEACLDAIITTEHAALVEKYGAPTIVLPDDPELAPAALAGRDGQPCGFIVLALGKLGGGEPNYHSDLDLVFLYEHEGRTQPGGRASEGTTNGHFFSELTQRIIKAAGHLGPHGRLYEVDARLRPTGRGGSLAMPVDAFLRYFEDGVGQLWERQALCKARVVHGAPAAAEYALQAVWQAAFGPEWRQEQAEEIGQMRLRLEETASPHNLKRGRGGTMDTEFLVQMLQLKHGGSDPSIRVTGTLAALAALHDRGYLADDDFEHFSESYRFQRSVEARIRLMDSLGRHELPTDEAELRKLAFLLGGGDGERLARRAAEYFDENRRRFEKLFGA; translated from the coding sequence ATGCAACTCGACACGCTGTGCAACTACCTCGACGACACGTCGTCTGCCGGGACGTGGCTTCAATCGATCGGCATCGCCCGCATCGACTCGGGGCATCGCAACCTAGTGATGATGGCCGAGGCCGGCGTGCCGCTCGACCTGCTGGCGAACCTCTGCGACCAGTTCGCCGCCGCGGCGCCGATCCTCGCCGACCGCGACATGGCGTGGAACAACCTCGAGCGGTTTGTGTCCGGCGCCCGCAACCCGCTCAGCACCACGGCCCTGTTCGAGCGGGACTCCGAGGCCCTGCCCAACCTGCTGCAGCTGTTCTCGACCAGCCAGTACCTGAGCGACATCCTGGTCCGTGACCAGGAGGCCTACGACCTCTTGCGCATGACCGAGGGCCGCCCGGTCGCCCGCGACGTGCTGGTCGACGAGCTGCGGCCGGACCTGGCCTCGATCACGACGCGGGACGAGGCGCTCGCCGCGCTCCGCCGGCACAAGCAGCGCGAGACCCTCCGCATCGCCTACGGCGACATCGTCCGCAACCACTCGGTGGCGACCGTGTCGCGGCAGGTCTCGTTCCTGGCCGACGCGCTGGTCGAGGCCGCCCTCGGCTTCGCCCGCCGGCAGCTCGAGCAGAAGTACGGCGTCCCGCGGTGGGGCCAGGGCGACGCCGTGCGGTTCTGCGTGCTGGCGCTCGGCAAGCTCGGCGGCATCGAGCTGAACTACTCCAGCGACATCGACCTGATCCTGCTGTACGACCATGACGGCGCCACCGACGGCGCCCGCTCGATCAGCAACCGCGAGTTCTTCGAACGCCTGTCGCGCGACCTGGTCAAGCTGCTCAGCGAGAACACCGACAGCGGGGTCGCGTTCCGGGTGGACCTGCGGCTGCGGCCGGAGGGGAGCCGCGGGCCGGTCTGCTCGAGCCTGGAGCAGATGCTCGCCTACTACGACAACAAGGGCCGCACCTGGGAACGCCAGGCGTTTATCAAGGCGCGGTCGATCGCGGGCGATGTTTCGCTGGGGGACGAGCTGCTCGGGCGGCTCGAGCCGTGGGTCTACCGCCGCTACCTCAGCCTGGCCGACATCACCGGCATCAAGTCGCTCAAGCAGCGGATCGAGCACCGCGCGAAAAGCGAGGGCGACGACCTCCGCAACGTCAAGACCGGCCACGGCGGCATCCGCGACATCGAGTTCGTCATCCAGTTCCTGCAGCTGCTCAACGGCGGCACGCTGGCCGAGCTCCGCACCGGCAACACGCTGGACGCCATCACGCAGCTCGACAAGGTCGGCTGCCTGACGCCGCAGGAGCGGAGCCTGCTGGAGGACAACTACTGTCAGCTCCGCAAGCTGGAGCACCGCCTGCAGATCATGTACGACCTGCAGACGCACAACCTGCCGGAGTCGGACGACGAGCTCCGCAAGGTGGCGATCCGGATGGGGTACGCCGACACGCCGCCCCGCTCGGCGCTCGACTCGTTCCGCGAGGACCTGGCCGAGCTACGCGAGGTGAACCGCCGGATCCTCGACCACCTGCTGCACGACGCCTACGTCGGCGACGGGCAGGAGGAGCCCGAGGTCGACCTGATCAACGACCCCGACCCCACCCCTGAGCGGATCCAGGAGGTGCTCGGCAAGTACCCGTTCCGCGACGTGCCCGCCGCCTACGCCAACCTGATGGCGCTGGCGACCGAGAAGATCCGCTTCCTCTCGACGCGGCGCTGCCGGCACTTCCTGGCGTCGATCTCGCCGCGGCTGCTGCCCGCCATCGCCCAGACGCCCGAGCCCGACACCACGCTGGTCAACCTCAGCCGCGTCAGCGACTCGATCGGCGGCAAGGCCGCGTTGTGGGAGCTGTTCAGCGAGAACAACGCCTCGCTCAACCTGTACGTCACGCTGTGCGCGGCCTGCCCGTACCTGGCCGGCATCCTGACCAGCAACCCGGGCATGATCGACGACCTGCTCGACAGCCTGTTGGTGGAGGGCCTGCCGACGCTCGCGCGGCTGAAGTCGGCGCTGGCCGAGCTGACCCGCGGGGCCGAGGACCAGGAGCTGATCCTGCACAGCTTCAAGAACGCCCAGCACCTGCGGGTTGGCGTGCGGGACATCCTCGGCAAGGACGACGTCAGCGCCACCCACGCGGCGTTGTCGGACATCGCCGAGGCGTGCCTTGACGCGATCATCACGACCGAGCACGCCGCGCTGGTCGAGAAGTACGGCGCGCCGACCATCGTGCTGCCCGACGACCCGGAGCTGGCCCCCGCCGCGCTCGCCGGCCGCGACGGTCAGCCGTGCGGGTTCATCGTGCTGGCGCTCGGCAAGCTCGGCGGCGGCGAACCCAACTACCACAGCGACCTCGACCTGGTCTTCCTGTACGAGCACGAGGGCCGCACCCAGCCGGGCGGCCGGGCCAGCGAGGGGACCACCAACGGGCACTTCTTCAGCGAACTCACCCAGCGCATCATCAAGGCGGCCGGGCACCTCGGCCCGCATGGCCGCCTGTACGAGGTCGACGCGCGCCTCCGACCGACCGGGCGTGGCGGCTCGCTCGCCATGCCGGTCGACGCGTTCCTCCGCTACTTCGAGGACGGCGTCGGCCAGCTCTGGGAACGCCAGGCGCTGTGCAAGGCCCGCGTCGTGCACGGCGCGCCGGCCGCCGCCGAGTACGCCCTGCAGGCGGTGTGGCAGGCGGCGTTCGGCCCCGAGTGGCGCCAGGAGCAGGCCGAGGAAATCGGCCAGATGCGGCTGCGGCTGGAAGAGACCGCCAGCCCGCACAACCTCAAGCGTGGCCGCGGCGGCACCATGGACACCGAGTTCCTGGTGCAGATGCTGCAGCTCAAGCACGGCGGCTCCGACCCCTCGATCCGCGTGACCGGCACGCTCGCTGCGCTGGCCGCCCTGCACGACCGCGGCTACCTGGCGGACGACGACTTCGAGCACTTTAGCGAGAGCTACCGCTTCCAGCGGAGCGTCGAGGCGCGGATCCGCCTGATGGACTCGCTCGGCCGCCACGAGCTGCCGACCGACGAGGCCGAGCTCCGCAAGCTCGCCTTCCTGCTCGGCGGCGGCGACGGCGAGCGGCTCGCCCGCAGAGCCGCGGAGTACTTCGACGAGAACCGCCGCCGCTTCGAGAAGCTGTTCGGAGCGTGA
- a CDS encoding TIGR04222 domain-containing membrane protein: protein MDARHAELWRRIAEFKFDDPAAAFTFTQRLARENRWSVGHADAVIDEYRRFVFLAMTAGHEVTPSEAVDQAWHLHLTYTRSYWDELCGRVLGRPLHHGPTRGGSVDSARFHEQYEQTLASYRAAFGDEPPAAIWPTAKVRFGNRGGLVTVDKRRAWVVPKPWDVLRAPRVSAGARLVSTAAPLALLAATNPFDLKGPEFLSLYGSALVMAIAVGVALRWLLRPGDYGSTEPLGPFEAAVLADGVKGGVRAATASLLRGGSIQIAPAAGGSSKDIRFSVHHGTPPDATELEQRIVAACGVSNGARYSELLSRGKSAAEKIQHRLEGWGLVVPGDGLHGSRWAPALLMFTLLGLGGVKVYVGLMREKPVGFLLLLLLATLVVLCLFLTKPHRTVAGSHVLRALRRDRRELRSKAAVKQADDGVQATAWAAALFGVSSCAYGDLLLLPTACKFPDGPPVSTGGSSGCGGGGDGGGGCGGGGCGGGCGGCGG, encoded by the coding sequence ATGGACGCACGACACGCAGAGCTGTGGCGCCGGATCGCTGAATTTAAGTTCGACGACCCGGCCGCGGCCTTCACGTTCACCCAGCGGCTCGCCCGCGAGAACCGCTGGTCGGTCGGCCACGCCGATGCAGTCATCGACGAGTACCGCCGGTTTGTGTTCCTGGCGATGACCGCCGGCCACGAGGTCACCCCCTCCGAGGCGGTTGACCAGGCGTGGCACCTGCACCTGACCTACACACGCAGCTACTGGGACGAGCTGTGCGGCCGGGTGCTGGGGCGCCCGCTGCACCACGGCCCGACCCGCGGCGGCTCCGTGGACTCGGCGCGGTTTCACGAGCAGTACGAGCAGACCCTCGCCAGCTACCGCGCGGCGTTTGGAGACGAGCCGCCGGCCGCAATCTGGCCGACCGCCAAGGTGCGCTTTGGGAACCGCGGCGGGCTGGTGACGGTCGACAAGCGGCGGGCGTGGGTAGTGCCCAAGCCGTGGGACGTGCTGCGGGCGCCGCGGGTCTCGGCGGGTGCTCGGTTGGTTAGCACGGCGGCGCCGCTCGCCTTGCTGGCGGCGACCAACCCGTTCGATCTGAAGGGGCCAGAGTTTCTATCGCTGTACGGGTCGGCCTTGGTGATGGCCATCGCGGTCGGAGTGGCGCTGCGGTGGCTCCTCCGCCCCGGCGACTACGGCAGCACCGAGCCGCTGGGGCCCTTCGAAGCTGCCGTGCTGGCCGACGGTGTGAAGGGTGGGGTGCGGGCGGCGACCGCGTCGCTGCTGCGGGGCGGCTCGATCCAGATCGCTCCGGCGGCAGGCGGCTCGTCGAAGGACATCCGCTTCAGCGTTCACCACGGGACCCCGCCCGACGCGACCGAGCTCGAGCAACGCATTGTCGCCGCTTGCGGCGTGAGCAACGGCGCCCGCTACAGCGAGCTGCTGTCGCGCGGCAAGTCGGCCGCCGAGAAGATCCAGCACCGGCTCGAGGGGTGGGGCCTGGTCGTCCCCGGCGACGGTCTGCACGGCAGCCGCTGGGCGCCGGCTCTGCTGATGTTCACGCTGCTGGGCTTGGGCGGGGTGAAGGTCTACGTCGGTCTAATGCGAGAAAAGCCGGTCGGCTTCCTCCTGCTGCTCCTGCTGGCGACCCTCGTTGTGCTCTGCTTGTTCCTCACTAAGCCGCACCGCACGGTCGCCGGGAGCCACGTGCTGCGGGCGCTGCGGCGTGACCGGCGCGAACTCCGGAGCAAGGCCGCCGTAAAGCAGGCCGACGACGGCGTCCAGGCGACCGCGTGGGCCGCGGCGTTGTTCGGGGTGTCGTCCTGCGCCTACGGCGATCTCCTGCTGCTGCCGACCGCTTGCAAGTTCCCGGACGGGCCGCCGGTCTCGACCGGCGGGTCGTCCGGCTGCGGGGGCGGCGGAGATGGGGGCGGCGGCTGCGGCGGCGGGGGTTGTGGGGGAGGCTGCGGAGGCTGTGGCGGGTAG
- a CDS encoding glycoside hydrolase family 28 protein, translating into MLRALSALAAQSALAVGVLLAVPCPAPAASIVDHGAVGDGETLNTTKIQAAIDQLSAQGGGELVVPAGVFKTGALFLKPGVSLRVEKGAVLLGSTDIADFPTRQTRIEGKVQPWRPALINAEGLPRAVVTGEGTLNGNGKPYWRAFWKRRAENRKCTNLEVERPRLMYFDNCDSVTVAGIALKDSGFWNLHTYRCRNVLLEDISITAPHGDPPKIAGDDQPWGEVSIDRAPSSDGIDIDSCQGVTIRRVTISVGDDCIALKGTKGPRALADASSPPVENIVVEDCDFVSGHGVLTCGSEATIVRNVVVRNCRVGKAVPVCRLKLRPDTPQLYENLSFEDLTLDGAQALFDVKPWTQFFDPQGMAPPRSVVRNIVIKNVCGTVATLGDLRGNKGDLVQNILLQDIELQSDRPQLRRGEIDGLRADGFTVNGKPFE; encoded by the coding sequence ATGCTGCGTGCCCTGTCTGCTCTGGCTGCCCAGTCTGCTCTGGCTGTCGGCGTCCTGCTGGCCGTCCCCTGCCCCGCCCCGGCGGCCTCGATCGTCGACCACGGCGCCGTCGGCGATGGCGAGACGCTCAACACCACCAAGATCCAAGCCGCCATCGACCAGCTCTCGGCCCAGGGGGGCGGCGAGTTGGTCGTTCCCGCGGGCGTGTTCAAGACCGGCGCCCTGTTCCTCAAGCCGGGCGTCTCGCTCCGCGTGGAAAAGGGCGCGGTGCTGCTCGGCTCGACCGACATCGCCGACTTCCCCACCCGCCAGACCCGCATCGAGGGCAAGGTGCAGCCGTGGCGGCCCGCGTTGATCAATGCCGAGGGCCTTCCCAGAGCCGTGGTCACCGGCGAGGGGACCCTCAATGGCAACGGCAAGCCCTACTGGCGGGCGTTCTGGAAACGCCGCGCCGAGAACCGCAAGTGCACCAACCTCGAGGTCGAACGCCCGCGGCTGATGTACTTCGACAACTGCGACTCCGTGACCGTAGCGGGCATCGCGCTGAAGGACTCCGGCTTCTGGAACCTGCACACCTACCGCTGCCGCAACGTGCTGCTGGAGGACATCTCGATCACCGCGCCGCACGGCGACCCGCCCAAGATCGCGGGCGACGACCAGCCGTGGGGCGAGGTCTCGATCGACCGAGCGCCGAGCTCCGACGGCATCGACATCGACAGCTGCCAGGGCGTCACGATCCGCCGGGTCACGATTTCCGTGGGCGACGACTGCATCGCACTCAAAGGGACCAAGGGCCCCCGCGCATTGGCGGACGCGTCGAGCCCGCCGGTCGAGAACATCGTGGTCGAAGACTGCGACTTCGTCAGCGGCCACGGCGTGCTGACCTGCGGCAGCGAGGCGACCATCGTGCGGAACGTCGTGGTGCGGAACTGCCGGGTCGGCAAGGCGGTGCCGGTGTGCCGGCTCAAGCTGCGGCCCGACACGCCGCAGCTGTACGAGAACCTCAGCTTCGAGGACCTCACGCTCGACGGCGCCCAGGCGCTGTTCGACGTGAAGCCGTGGACGCAGTTCTTCGACCCGCAGGGCATGGCCCCGCCGCGGTCGGTGGTGCGCAACATCGTCATCAAGAATGTCTGCGGCACGGTCGCCACGCTCGGCGACCTGCGGGGCAACAAGGGCGACCTGGTGCAGAACATCCTGCTGCAGGACATCGAGCTGCAGTCCGACCGCCCCCAGCTCCGCCGCGGCGAGATCGACGGCCTGCGTGCCGACGGGTTTACTGTGAATGGCAAGCCGTTTGAGTGA
- a CDS encoding MFS transporter: protein MEEHVVHDGPHSHTHTTIQEPHALWPRLSWGAIFAGLVVTLSLCWLLHMFGLALGVSISDAYDSATMEGGLDDAAAAWTIVSWLIAFFIGSMVAARLAGSIDDFAGMLHGLTLWGVGTLAAVAISYYGLSMLLGVGQSALSATASVAVDATQAVGSAAQTTGQAVGSALQTQTAQRVKNRLADQAVEMAANVDQQLSEQEIRDAVNSLDERTIRRLSQDLLDNDSDGAAELLSGATELSKSDARALVNGVYEEVEETIGDPDNEKPLREDLKQKLAGQVSGYAESLDAEGGPEVKRAEIREAIRELDAAAAQQIAMAMYNGKPEEAKRALARNTTLSSDEIEELWEGASTAIEEEIESYKQAAHEMAETAGDYAQAVLWVTFGGAATALAVALLGGWLGAHTGRATYVIES from the coding sequence ATGGAAGAACATGTCGTTCACGACGGCCCCCATAGCCACACTCACACAACTATTCAGGAGCCACATGCTCTCTGGCCGCGCCTCTCGTGGGGCGCGATCTTCGCCGGCCTGGTCGTAACGCTCAGCCTGTGCTGGCTGCTGCACATGTTCGGCTTGGCGTTGGGCGTCAGCATCTCCGACGCCTACGACTCGGCCACGATGGAGGGCGGCCTCGACGACGCGGCCGCCGCTTGGACCATCGTTAGCTGGCTGATCGCGTTCTTTATCGGGTCGATGGTCGCCGCCCGACTGGCCGGCTCCATCGACGACTTTGCGGGGATGCTGCACGGCCTGACGCTGTGGGGCGTCGGCACGCTGGCGGCGGTCGCGATTTCCTACTACGGGCTTTCGATGCTGCTAGGCGTCGGTCAGTCGGCCTTGTCGGCCACCGCCAGCGTCGCGGTTGACGCGACCCAGGCGGTCGGATCGGCCGCCCAGACCACCGGACAGGCGGTCGGCTCCGCTCTGCAGACGCAGACCGCGCAGCGGGTTAAGAATCGGCTCGCCGACCAGGCGGTCGAGATGGCCGCCAATGTCGACCAGCAGCTCTCCGAGCAGGAGATCCGTGACGCGGTAAACAGCCTTGATGAGCGGACCATCCGCCGCCTGTCTCAAGACCTGCTAGACAACGACTCTGACGGCGCTGCCGAGCTGCTGTCCGGCGCGACCGAGCTGTCAAAGTCCGACGCCCGCGCGTTGGTGAACGGCGTCTACGAAGAGGTTGAGGAGACGATCGGCGACCCCGATAACGAGAAGCCCCTCCGCGAGGACCTGAAGCAGAAGCTCGCCGGACAGGTGTCGGGCTACGCGGAGTCGCTCGATGCCGAGGGCGGCCCGGAAGTTAAGAGGGCCGAGATCCGCGAGGCAATTCGGGAACTTGACGCCGCCGCCGCGCAGCAGATCGCCATGGCGATGTACAACGGCAAACCCGAAGAGGCTAAACGAGCCCTCGCGCGGAATACCACCCTTAGCAGCGACGAGATCGAAGAGCTGTGGGAAGGAGCCTCGACCGCGATCGAGGAGGAGATCGAGTCCTACAAGCAGGCCGCTCACGAAATGGCCGAGACCGCCGGCGACTACGCCCAGGCCGTGCTGTGGGTCACCTTCGGCGGCGCCGCGACGGCACTGGCGGTGGCCCTGCTTGGCGGCTGGCTCGGCGCCCACACAGGACGGGCGACCTACGTCATCGAAAGCTAG
- a CDS encoding LemA family protein, whose translation MIALIVIGVVGLIVLMYGVGIYNRLVTLKNRFENAFSQIEVQLKRRYDLIPNLVEIAKGYMSHERETLEAVISARNQAVGALQAAAANPGDPKAMANLAGAESGLGGVLGRLFAVAEAYPDLKANQNMMQLSEELTSTENKVAFARQAYNDSATAYNTYKQTFPPVFFAAMFGHGANAELLDFDDAQINEAPKVSF comes from the coding sequence ATGATCGCGCTTATCGTCATCGGCGTTGTTGGCCTGATCGTGCTGATGTACGGCGTCGGCATCTACAACCGGCTGGTGACCCTCAAGAACCGTTTCGAGAACGCGTTCAGCCAGATCGAGGTCCAGCTCAAACGCCGCTACGACCTGATCCCCAACCTGGTCGAGATCGCCAAGGGCTACATGTCGCACGAGCGCGAAACCCTTGAGGCGGTGATCTCTGCCCGCAACCAGGCGGTCGGCGCGCTGCAGGCCGCCGCGGCCAACCCGGGCGACCCCAAGGCGATGGCCAACCTGGCCGGCGCCGAGTCGGGACTGGGCGGGGTGCTCGGCCGGCTGTTCGCCGTCGCCGAGGCCTACCCCGACCTCAAGGCCAACCAGAACATGATGCAGCTCTCCGAGGAGCTCACCTCGACCGAGAACAAGGTCGCCTTCGCCCGCCAGGCGTACAACGACTCGGCCACCGCGTACAACACCTACAAGCAGACCTTCCCGCCGGTGTTCTTCGCCGCCATGTTCGGCCACGGCGCCAACGCCGAGCTGCTCGACTTCGACGACGCCCAGATCAACGAGGCGCCCAAGGTGAGCTTCTAG
- a CDS encoding LuxR C-terminal-related transcriptional regulator: MVELTDREHQLLRLLVEGASNRVAANEMGIALRTMELHRQKVMQKLGAKSAAQLGYLYCMVEKGEPCAAS; the protein is encoded by the coding sequence ATGGTCGAACTTACCGACAGGGAACATCAATTGTTGCGTCTCCTGGTTGAGGGGGCGTCCAATCGCGTTGCCGCCAATGAGATGGGCATCGCATTGCGGACGATGGAGCTCCACCGCCAGAAGGTGATGCAGAAGCTTGGCGCCAAATCGGCGGCCCAGCTCGGATACCTGTACTGCATGGTGGAAAAGGGCGAGCCCTGCGCCGCGTCTTAA
- the miaB gene encoding tRNA (N6-isopentenyl adenosine(37)-C2)-methylthiotransferase MiaB: MSTPPKKLYIETVGCQMNLLDSELVVASLRKEGYELTGTPADADTILFNTCSVRQHAEDKIYSALGRLKNAKQEKPGRVIGVMGCMAQKDQKLIFQRAPYVDLIVGPGQLHQVPELIRGIEQDGQQRMEVSLGRKDGKVDTIKRSHESFDPLRDPTMRPTPFQAYVRIQIGCDKFCTYCIVPSVRGPEQSRPPSQVLAEAGQLADEGCKEITLLGQTVNSWRHEEDGRRWRFSDLLTELHEVDGLERIKFVTSYPRDMTDDVLQAVRDLPKLCKYLHVPAQSGSDEQLKLMKRGYTVAEYREMHDRAKRWMPDVAITSDFIVGFSGETDADFQQTMDLVRECRFKNSFIFKYSERPGTKGADRMPDDVPDAVKRERNNELLQLQNVISEEDNQPFLGKAVQVLVEGPSRKEAIRIERSEQEGEASPGQGLQLTGRTMCDRIVVFDGNARQIGQTLPVVIYEANAHTLQGVVQTDHVGPEVFDLAGSAG; encoded by the coding sequence ATGTCTACGCCCCCCAAAAAACTCTACATCGAAACCGTCGGCTGCCAGATGAACCTGCTCGACAGCGAGCTGGTCGTGGCGAGCCTCCGCAAGGAGGGCTACGAGCTGACCGGCACGCCGGCCGACGCCGACACCATCCTGTTCAACACGTGCAGCGTCCGGCAGCACGCCGAGGACAAGATCTACAGCGCGCTGGGCCGGCTGAAGAACGCCAAGCAAGAGAAGCCAGGCCGCGTGATCGGCGTGATGGGCTGCATGGCGCAGAAGGACCAGAAGCTGATCTTCCAGCGGGCGCCGTACGTCGACCTGATTGTCGGCCCCGGCCAGCTGCACCAGGTGCCCGAGCTGATCCGCGGCATCGAGCAGGACGGCCAGCAGCGGATGGAGGTCAGCCTCGGCCGCAAGGACGGCAAGGTCGACACCATCAAGCGGAGCCACGAGAGCTTCGACCCGCTGCGCGACCCGACCATGCGGCCCACGCCGTTCCAGGCGTACGTGCGGATCCAGATCGGCTGCGACAAGTTCTGCACCTACTGCATCGTCCCCAGCGTCCGTGGCCCGGAGCAGAGCCGACCGCCGAGCCAGGTCCTGGCCGAGGCAGGCCAGCTAGCCGACGAGGGCTGCAAGGAGATCACGCTGCTGGGCCAGACGGTCAACTCCTGGCGCCACGAGGAGGACGGCCGCCGCTGGCGGTTCAGCGACCTGCTGACCGAGCTGCACGAGGTCGACGGGCTGGAGCGGATCAAGTTCGTCACCAGCTACCCGCGCGACATGACCGACGACGTGCTCCAGGCGGTCCGCGACCTGCCGAAGCTCTGCAAGTACCTGCACGTGCCGGCGCAGAGCGGATCGGACGAGCAGCTCAAGCTCATGAAGCGCGGCTACACGGTCGCCGAGTACCGCGAGATGCACGACCGCGCCAAGCGGTGGATGCCCGACGTGGCGATCACCAGCGACTTTATCGTCGGCTTCAGCGGCGAGACCGACGCCGACTTCCAGCAGACGATGGACCTGGTCCGCGAGTGCCGGTTCAAGAACAGCTTCATCTTCAAGTACAGCGAACGCCCCGGCACCAAGGGCGCCGACCGCATGCCCGACGACGTGCCGGACGCCGTCAAGCGGGAGCGGAACAACGAGCTGCTGCAGCTGCAGAACGTGATCAGCGAGGAGGACAACCAGCCGTTCCTCGGCAAGGCGGTGCAGGTGCTGGTCGAGGGGCCGAGCCGCAAGGAAGCCATCCGGATCGAACGAAGCGAGCAGGAGGGTGAGGCTTCGCCCGGCCAAGGTCTGCAGCTCACCGGCCGCACCATGTGCGACCGGATCGTGGTGTTTGACGGCAACGCCCGGCAGATCGGCCAGACGCTGCCGGTCGTGATCTACGAGGCCAACGCCCACACGCTGCAGGGCGTCGTGCAGACCGACCACGTGGGGCCGGAGGTGTTTGATCTGGCTGGCTCGGCGGGCTGA